In Ischnura elegans chromosome 9, ioIscEleg1.1, whole genome shotgun sequence, the following proteins share a genomic window:
- the LOC124165520 gene encoding josephin-2, whose protein sequence is MRKCFQCPSIDSCLNPGGNRIGAEMEEEIYHEKQVKELCCLHALNNLFQERGGAFGQDSLDALAHSLSPSAWLNPHKSILGTGNYDVNVLMAALRTRGSHALWFDKRKDVGLLNLGNILGFILNVPSEYRLGGVLPLPLHRRHWVAIRAIGSTYYNLDSKLRAPEPIGEESDLLAYLRDQLHSKEKELFVVVSDEVEQSHSWLNSSGESGGVDEGVREGDYCRGGAEEEGGRLQGSDTAWT, encoded by the exons atgcGGAAATGTTTTCAGTGTCCATCAATAGATTCATGTTTGAACCCTGGAGGTAATCGAATTGGGGCAGAAATGGAGGAGGAGATCTATCATGAAAAACAG GTAAAGGAGCTATGCTGCCTTCACGCCCTTAACAACCTTTTCCAGGAGCGAGGTGGAGCATTTGGGCAAGATTCGCTTGATGCTCTCGCCCATTCTCTGTCTCCATCTGCATGGCTAAATCCTCACAAATCAATCCTTGGGACTGGCAACTATGATGTAAACGTTTTAATGGCTGCTCTGAGAACGAGGGGGTCTCATGCTTTGTGGTTTGACAAAAGAAA AGATGTGGGTCTTCTGAACCTGGGAAACATTTTGGGTTTCATCTTGAATGTCCCAAGTGAGTACCGTTTAGGGGGTGTTCTCCCATTGCCCTTGCACCGCAGACATTGGGTGGCAATCAGAGCCATCGGCAGCACGTATTACAACCTGGACTCCAAGCTGAGGGCTCCTGAGCCAATTGGGGAG GAGAGTGACCTGTTGGCGTACTTGCGTGATCAGCTTCACAGCAAGGAGAAGGAGTTGTTTGTGGTTGTGAGTGATGAGGTGGAACAAAGCCACTCGTGGTTGAACAGCAGTGGGGAGAGTGGTGGCGTGGATGAAGGGGTGCGGGAGGGTGACTACTGCCGTGGTGGTgctgaggaggagggggggagactTCAAGGGTCAGACACGGCCTGGACGTGA
- the LOC124166096 gene encoding uncharacterized protein LOC124166096: protein MVRIGEYSPNFRGNRPIAEGSSGIIFGEYEEKRKHYVEQRKLEYKQYLAQKASNVNYPNETKSTSLLPSQEHSVSTSSADSSATKVPKDVATQTLGREQKDASTNTDRNSYLDPVGNYPSGQCSEQRNGREGLSSRANEEDDRNHRLTKIQGSSDENFRPHSIGVSRGRALWDKNIGRNLAERHSLQGDAREEFSSLLKEKDDCNDRPLHSVGVGCGQNLWEESRESNLAGKLSIQQDAREELSSLLTEKDDHHSRHLHPIAVPCGQDLWKESGDRSPAIKVANNEKSLDFSYAKESRSKSERFCREEKNIEPLEDKKSSTTSVLSQLGEVRRQLATKQIEMEEALKKSR from the exons ATGGTTCGAATTGGAGAATACTCTCCCAATTTTCGAGGCAACAGGCCTATAGCAGAAGGTTCCAGTGGTATAATATTTGGTGAatatgaggaaaaaagaaaacattacgtGGAGCAGAGAAAGCTTGAATATAAACAATACCTAGCACagaag GCTTCTAATGTAAACTATCCCAATGAAACTAAAAGCACGTCGCTGTTGCCATCACAAGAACATAGCGTGAGCACCTCATCAGCAGA cTCATCCGCAACAAAAGTTCCGAAAGACGTCGCTACTCAAACTCTTGGCAGGGAACAAAAGGATGCCTCAACCAATACTGATAGAAATAGTTATTTAGATCCG GTGGGTAATTACCCGAGTGGCCAATGTAGTGAGCAACGCAATGGCAGGGAGGGGTTGTCATCCAGAGCAAATGAAGAGGATGATCGTAACCACCGCCTAACTAAAATTCAGGGTAGCAGTGATGAAAATTTCCGCCCACATTCCATCGGTGTGTCCCGTGGTAGAGCCCTGTGGGATAAAAACATAGGAAGAAATCTTGCTGAAAGGCACAGCTTGCAAGGTGATGCGAGAGAGGAATTTTCTTCTTTGCTGAAAGAAAAAGATGATTGTAATGATCGCCCCCTGCATTCTGTTGGTGTCGGTTGTGGGCAAAATCTGTGGGAAGAGAGTAGAGAGAGTAATCTTGCTGGAAAGCTCAGCATTCAACAGGATGCTAGGGAGGAGTTATCTTCTTTACTGACAGAGAAAGATGATCATCACAGCCGTCATCTGCATCCTATTGCTGTACCTTGTGGGCAAGACCTGTGGAAAGAGAGTGGTGATAGGAGTCCTGCCATTAAGGTGGCAAACAACGAGAAGTCGCTGGATTTTTCGTATGCCAAGGAAAGCAGGAGTAAGTCAGAGAGATTTTGCcgagaagaaaaaaacattgagCCTTTGGAAGACAAA AAATCCAGCACTACTAGTGTCCTTTCACAATTAGGTGAAGTTAGAAGACAACTAGCAACAAAACAGATAGAAATGGAAGAGGCCTTAAAGAAAAGCAGATAA